The following are from one region of the Nocardia terpenica genome:
- a CDS encoding RNA polymerase sigma-70 factor: MDEAGLAEFERQRQRLFALAYRMLGSASEAEDAVQETYLRWEAADRAELRSPEAWLTTVVLNLSRSWLDSARARRESYVGPWLPEPVPTGRGELGPLESAEQRESVSLAMLTLLERLTPAERAVFVLREAFGYPHREIAAVLDLTEANAQQLYRRARHRIRDDRARFDPDPAHADRLFERFLAAARGGDVAALRELLAADVVATADGGGIVNAARRPVTGADRVARYVVGLLARDIPGLELSIEQVNGAPAAVARVAGHVLLIGSIDSVGDRISAVRIMVNPDKLAYFTRADRQR, encoded by the coding sequence GTGGACGAGGCGGGGCTCGCCGAATTCGAACGGCAGCGGCAGCGGTTGTTCGCGCTGGCGTACCGCATGCTCGGCTCGGCCAGCGAGGCCGAGGACGCGGTGCAGGAGACCTATCTGCGCTGGGAGGCCGCCGACCGCGCCGAACTGCGTTCCCCCGAGGCGTGGTTGACCACGGTGGTGCTGAATCTGTCCCGCAGCTGGCTGGATTCGGCCCGGGCGCGCCGCGAGAGCTATGTCGGCCCGTGGCTGCCGGAACCGGTGCCGACCGGTCGCGGCGAACTCGGGCCGCTGGAGTCCGCCGAGCAGCGGGAGTCGGTCTCGCTGGCCATGCTCACCCTGCTGGAGCGGCTCACCCCGGCCGAACGCGCGGTGTTCGTGCTGCGCGAGGCGTTCGGCTACCCGCACCGCGAGATCGCGGCCGTGCTGGACCTCACCGAGGCCAATGCCCAGCAGCTGTACCGCCGTGCGCGCCACCGCATCCGGGACGACCGCGCGCGCTTCGACCCCGACCCGGCCCATGCCGATCGGCTGTTCGAGCGTTTCCTCGCGGCCGCGCGCGGCGGGGATGTGGCCGCGCTGCGGGAATTGCTGGCCGCTGACGTGGTGGCGACGGCCGACGGCGGCGGGATCGTGAACGCGGCGCGCCGCCCGGTTACCGGCGCGGATCGGGTCGCCCGCTACGTGGTCGGCCTGCTCGCCCGCGACATTCCCGGGCTCGAGCTCTCGATCGAACAGGTCAACGGCGCGCCCGCCGCGGTGGCCCGGGTCGCGGGCCACGTCCTGCTCATCGGCTCGATCGACAGTGTCGGCGACCGGATCTCGGCGGTGCGGATCATGGTGAACCCGGACAAGCTCGCCTACTTCACGCGCGCCGACCGGCAGCGGTGA
- a CDS encoding helix-turn-helix domain-containing protein, with protein sequence MALVLDTDTLDPCDRADALAAAILRVSAPAYLEYAPSSGPVTGRMYAWGLGHLDVLRLELSGLRVVRTARQIRVSPSPTLATIVVDPRGAPALHWIHAEVRDLTGPGELTTFDLNLPYDLNWRGGGVTVLFVPLERLGLPTETIRAGLGCLRASPLYRLMVEHIGLLARSIPELEGDPGAQGLGDASTEMLRALIVSAATRDSADGTMVPADLLLAQIREYVRRRLTSPDLCPASIAHAHHISVRYLYKLCARAGIGLEQWIIAQRLERARTELARAECRYRSIAAVAYGCGFRDPSHFARRFRAAYGMSPGQWRREAYAGHGFPTAPPAGTLRAASDSPGASEPSGNAGI encoded by the coding sequence ATGGCACTCGTGCTCGACACCGACACATTGGACCCCTGCGACCGCGCGGATGCGCTGGCGGCCGCCATACTCCGGGTCTCGGCGCCCGCGTACCTGGAGTATGCACCCTCGTCCGGCCCGGTCACCGGGCGCATGTACGCCTGGGGGCTGGGCCACCTCGACGTACTCCGCCTCGAACTGTCCGGTCTCCGGGTAGTGCGCACGGCCCGGCAGATCCGGGTATCGCCCAGCCCGACGCTCGCCACGATCGTCGTCGACCCCCGGGGCGCCCCGGCCCTGCACTGGATCCACGCGGAGGTCCGGGACCTCACCGGCCCCGGCGAATTGACCACCTTCGACCTGAACCTGCCCTACGACCTGAACTGGCGCGGCGGCGGGGTGACGGTGCTGTTCGTCCCGCTGGAGCGGCTCGGACTGCCCACCGAGACCATCCGCGCGGGCCTGGGCTGCCTGCGCGCCAGCCCGCTGTATCGACTGATGGTCGAGCACATCGGCCTACTGGCCCGGTCCATCCCCGAACTGGAGGGCGATCCGGGGGCCCAGGGCCTGGGCGACGCCTCCACGGAAATGCTGCGGGCCCTGATCGTTTCGGCGGCCACCCGCGACAGCGCGGACGGGACGATGGTTCCGGCGGACCTGCTGCTCGCCCAGATCCGCGAGTACGTGCGGCGCCGACTGACCAGCCCCGACCTGTGCCCGGCGAGTATCGCTCACGCACACCATATTTCGGTGCGCTACCTGTACAAGCTGTGTGCCCGCGCCGGAATCGGGTTGGAGCAGTGGATCATCGCGCAGCGCCTGGAACGGGCCCGCACCGAACTCGCCCGCGCCGAGTGCCGGTACCGCTCGATCGCGGCCGTCGCCTACGGCTGCGGTTTCCGGGACCCGTCGCATTTCGCGCGCCGATTCCGGGCCGCCTACGGCATGTCGCCGGGGCAGTGGCGGCGCGAGGCGTATGCGGGTCACGGGTTCCCAACCGCGCCCCCGGCCGGTACGCTGCGAGCCGCGTCGGACAGCCCCGGCGCATCGGAACCATCGGGGAATGCGGGGATATGA
- a CDS encoding UBP-type zinc finger domain-containing protein, with product MSQAIEGIDPAVPPSGPGCAECEAAQGWWVHLRRCAQCGHVGCCDTSPEQHASRHFADTGHPFIQSFEPGEDWFWDFRTGEMFGEGPKLAPPQHHPRTQTVPGPRERVPRDWQNRIH from the coding sequence ATGTCGCAGGCGATCGAGGGTATCGATCCGGCGGTGCCGCCCAGCGGCCCCGGATGCGCGGAATGCGAAGCGGCGCAGGGCTGGTGGGTGCATCTGCGGCGCTGCGCCCAGTGCGGGCACGTCGGCTGCTGCGACACCTCCCCGGAGCAGCACGCCTCCCGGCACTTCGCCGACACCGGCCACCCGTTCATCCAGAGCTTCGAGCCGGGCGAGGACTGGTTCTGGGATTTCCGCACCGGCGAGATGTTCGGCGAGGGCCCGAAACTGGCGCCGCCGCAGCATCATCCGCGCACACAGACGGTGCCCGGACCGCGCGAACGGGTGCCCCGCGACTGGCAGAACCGCATACACTGA
- a CDS encoding SRPBCC family protein, with protein sequence MPNTLEAAIQIAAPPDRVWAIVSDLRRMPEFSPTTIRMIPLGSPRAGTWTVNLNRDGAKPYYVYPTTSRIVRYEPDRAFAFRMTENGTVWSYTLEPADGGTRLVERRDVPIGVRKPVRMMIDRFLGGEEQFEANLMTGMQATLEKIKAAAES encoded by the coding sequence TTGCCGAACACTCTCGAAGCCGCGATCCAGATCGCCGCGCCGCCGGACCGCGTCTGGGCGATCGTCTCCGATCTGCGGCGAATGCCGGAGTTCAGCCCCACCACCATCCGGATGATCCCGCTCGGCAGCCCGCGGGCCGGGACCTGGACGGTCAACCTCAATCGCGACGGCGCCAAGCCCTACTACGTCTACCCGACCACCTCGCGGATCGTGCGCTACGAGCCCGACCGCGCCTTCGCGTTCCGGATGACCGAGAACGGCACGGTGTGGAGCTACACGCTGGAGCCCGCCGACGGCGGCACCCGCCTCGTCGAACGCCGCGACGTGCCCATCGGAGTGCGCAAGCCGGTGCGGATGATGATCGACCGATTCCTCGGCGGCGAGGAACAATTCGAGGCGAACCTGATGACGGGCATGCAGGCGACATTGGAGAAGATCAAGGCGGCGGCGGAGTCCTGA
- a CDS encoding FAD-dependent oxidoreductase, which translates to MTSPAVAKPAILSVDDDPGVSRAVVRDLRRRYGADYRILRAESGASALEALREMKLRGQPVAVLIADYRMPGMNGIEFLEHAMDVHPHARRVLLTAYADTNAAIEAINVVDLDHYLLKPWDPPEEKLYPVVDALLESWRGDDRRPVYETKVIGHRWSARCSQVREFLARNQLPYRWYLADEPEGARLLEAAGANPEQCPVVIDPAGDTLITPTDSELAGRVGLSTDPTGDFYDLIVVGGGPAGLGAAVYGASEGLRTVLVERTATGGQAGQSSRIENYLGFPDGLSGAQLADRARRQAVKFGAELVTARQVVGLEICGSARVVRFDDGSSVAAHSVLIATGVNYRHHPAPGVDDFTGRGVYYGSAMTEAADCAGRDVYIVGGANSAGQAAVFLSRNANTVHILVRGDSLEKSMSHYLIRQIEQIPNIRVRTGTEVVCAEGDDHLERIVLRDNATGAEDKVEAERLFLFIGAAPETDWLDGLLRRDEAGYVIAGPDLMIEGERPAGWELPRPPGHLETSIPGVFVAGDVRSESAKRVASAVGEGAMAVMLVHRYLAKQ; encoded by the coding sequence GTGACTTCACCAGCTGTCGCCAAACCGGCGATCCTCAGCGTCGACGACGACCCCGGCGTCTCCCGCGCGGTCGTCCGCGACCTGCGCCGCCGCTACGGCGCGGATTACCGGATCTTGCGAGCCGAATCGGGCGCGTCGGCGCTCGAGGCCCTGCGCGAGATGAAACTGCGCGGCCAGCCGGTCGCCGTGCTGATCGCCGACTACCGCATGCCCGGCATGAACGGCATCGAATTCCTGGAGCACGCCATGGACGTGCACCCGCACGCCCGGCGCGTGCTGCTCACCGCCTACGCCGACACCAACGCCGCGATCGAGGCGATCAATGTCGTCGACCTCGACCACTACCTGCTCAAGCCGTGGGATCCGCCGGAGGAGAAGCTGTACCCGGTGGTCGACGCGCTGCTGGAATCCTGGCGCGGCGACGATCGCCGCCCGGTGTACGAGACCAAGGTGATCGGTCACCGCTGGTCGGCCCGCTGCTCGCAGGTCCGCGAATTCCTGGCCCGCAACCAGCTGCCCTACCGCTGGTACCTGGCCGACGAACCGGAGGGCGCGCGGCTGCTGGAGGCGGCCGGAGCGAATCCCGAGCAATGCCCGGTGGTGATCGATCCCGCGGGCGACACGCTGATCACCCCCACCGATTCCGAACTGGCCGGGCGCGTCGGCCTGAGCACCGACCCGACCGGCGATTTCTACGATCTGATCGTGGTCGGCGGCGGCCCGGCCGGGCTGGGCGCGGCGGTGTACGGCGCCTCCGAGGGCCTGCGCACCGTGCTGGTGGAGCGCACCGCGACCGGCGGCCAGGCGGGCCAGAGCTCGCGCATCGAGAACTACCTGGGCTTCCCCGACGGCCTGTCGGGCGCGCAGCTGGCCGACCGGGCGCGGCGCCAAGCCGTCAAATTCGGCGCCGAGCTGGTCACCGCGCGACAGGTGGTGGGGCTGGAGATCTGCGGTTCGGCCCGGGTGGTGCGCTTCGACGACGGCAGTTCCGTTGCGGCGCACTCGGTTCTGATCGCCACCGGCGTCAACTACCGCCACCACCCGGCCCCGGGCGTGGACGACTTCACCGGCCGCGGCGTCTACTACGGCTCGGCCATGACCGAGGCCGCCGACTGCGCCGGCCGCGACGTCTACATCGTGGGCGGCGCGAATTCGGCCGGGCAGGCCGCGGTGTTCCTGTCCCGCAACGCGAACACCGTGCACATCCTGGTGCGCGGCGATTCGCTGGAGAAGTCCATGTCGCACTACCTGATTCGGCAGATCGAGCAGATCCCGAACATCAGGGTGCGCACCGGCACCGAGGTGGTCTGCGCCGAGGGCGACGACCATCTGGAGCGGATCGTGCTGCGCGACAACGCGACCGGCGCGGAGGACAAGGTCGAGGCCGAGCGCCTGTTCCTGTTCATCGGGGCCGCCCCGGAGACCGACTGGCTCGACGGCCTGCTGCGGCGCGACGAGGCCGGATACGTGATCGCGGGTCCCGATCTGATGATCGAGGGCGAGCGCCCGGCGGGCTGGGAACTGCCGCGGCCACCGGGCCATCTCGAGACCAGCATCCCCGGCGTCTTCGTGGCCGGTGACGTGCGCTCGGAGTCGGCGAAACGGGTCGCGTCCGCCGTGGGCGAGGGCGCGATGGCGGTCATGCTCGTCCACCGATACCTCGCCAAGCAGTAG
- a CDS encoding SIMPL domain-containing protein gives MRRMTGSVAVLVGTALLLTGCGTTSSGSGSRDVTVVGSGQVRGAPDTLNADLGVEVIAPDVSTAIGQANDKAKAVTDAVVGAGAKREDVQTADVALQPQFGPDHTVTGYRATNSLHVTVRDLPRASAVLSAAVQAGGNDARIQGVSFGLDDNSKLLADARARAFADAKARAEQYAVLAGLKLRDVKTINETSSGTPPPTPRFNQGAAAGPDIPLEPGTQTVTFTVTVTWDLG, from the coding sequence ATGCGACGAATGACAGGCTCCGTCGCCGTGCTGGTCGGCACGGCTCTGCTGCTCACCGGGTGCGGGACCACGAGTTCCGGCAGTGGTTCGCGTGATGTCACGGTGGTCGGCTCCGGTCAGGTGCGCGGCGCGCCGGACACCTTGAACGCGGATCTCGGCGTGGAGGTGATCGCGCCCGATGTCTCCACCGCGATCGGCCAGGCGAACGACAAGGCCAAGGCCGTCACCGATGCCGTGGTCGGGGCGGGCGCCAAGCGCGAGGACGTCCAGACCGCGGATGTCGCGCTGCAACCGCAGTTCGGGCCCGATCACACCGTGACCGGGTACCGGGCCACGAACTCCCTGCACGTGACGGTCCGCGATCTGCCCAGGGCGTCGGCGGTCCTGTCCGCGGCGGTGCAGGCCGGCGGCAACGACGCCCGCATCCAAGGAGTGTCCTTCGGGCTCGACGACAATTCGAAGCTGCTGGCCGATGCCCGCGCCCGGGCCTTCGCCGACGCCAAGGCGCGGGCCGAACAGTACGCGGTGCTGGCCGGGCTGAAGCTGCGCGATGTCAAGACGATCAACGAAACCAGCAGCGGCACACCGCCGCCCACCCCGCGGTTCAATCAGGGGGCGGCGGCGGGGCCGGACATTCCGCTCGAGCCGGGGACGCAGACGGTGACGTTCACCGTGACCGTCACCTGGGACCTCGGCTGA
- a CDS encoding beta-ketoacyl-ACP synthase III, whose protein sequence is MAARLAQVDGAEYTAMLGLGVYRPGRVVTNDEVAGPINSSDEWIRTRSGIRTRRFASEEETVIAMSVAAARDALESAGVTADQIDCVIVATSSWLLLTPAAAPQIATELGMNHPAAFDISAGCAGFCHALTLASDLVKGGTAGHVLVIGVERLTDTINPADRGTAFLFADGAGAVVVGPSDEPGIGPTVWGSDGTQHHAIRQDKNWIEFFREVEEQGADAVRPYLAMEGTAVFRWAAHSLKKVCLEAIERAGLSPSDLDAMVPHQANGRIIEIMARELRLAESCALAEDIEEAGNTSAASIPLAMEALLRKGETKPGADALLVAFGAGLSYAAQVVKLPNWQ, encoded by the coding sequence ATGGCTGCTCGACTCGCCCAGGTGGACGGGGCGGAGTACACCGCCATGCTCGGACTCGGCGTATATCGCCCCGGTCGGGTGGTCACCAACGACGAAGTCGCCGGACCGATCAATTCCAGCGACGAATGGATCCGCACCCGCTCGGGCATCCGGACCCGCCGGTTCGCCTCCGAGGAGGAGACGGTCATCGCCATGAGCGTGGCGGCCGCCCGCGACGCGCTGGAATCCGCCGGTGTCACCGCCGACCAGATCGACTGCGTCATCGTCGCCACCTCCAGCTGGCTGCTGCTCACGCCCGCCGCCGCCCCGCAGATCGCCACCGAACTGGGCATGAACCATCCCGCCGCGTTCGACATCTCCGCCGGGTGCGCCGGGTTCTGTCACGCGCTGACGCTGGCCTCCGACCTGGTCAAGGGCGGTACCGCCGGTCACGTTCTGGTCATCGGCGTGGAGCGGCTCACCGACACCATCAACCCCGCCGACCGCGGCACCGCGTTCCTGTTCGCCGACGGCGCGGGCGCGGTGGTGGTCGGCCCCTCCGACGAGCCCGGCATCGGCCCCACGGTCTGGGGCTCCGACGGCACCCAGCACCACGCCATCCGCCAGGACAAGAACTGGATCGAATTCTTCCGCGAGGTCGAGGAACAGGGCGCCGACGCGGTGCGACCGTATCTGGCCATGGAGGGCACGGCGGTATTCCGTTGGGCCGCACACTCGTTGAAGAAGGTGTGCCTGGAGGCCATCGAGCGCGCGGGCCTGTCGCCGAGCGACCTCGACGCCATGGTCCCGCACCAGGCCAACGGCCGGATCATCGAGATCATGGCCCGGGAGCTGCGGCTCGCGGAGAGCTGCGCCCTGGCCGAGGACATCGAGGAGGCGGGCAACACCTCCGCCGCCTCCATCCCGCTGGCCATGGAGGCGCTGCTGCGCAAGGGCGAGACCAAGCCCGGCGCCGACGCACTGCTCGTCGCGTTCGGCGCGGGCCTGTCCTACGCCGCCCAGGTGGTGAAGCTGCCGAACTGGCAGTAA
- a CDS encoding ATP-binding protein — protein MGTQLICDPDELRTLFLFEKLDDDQLAWLCRDGRVEHFEPGLVFREGDPATCFYVLMDGEVVLTKRSGGEEIELVRTSHRGSYSGAWSAYMGDKVDQSYSGSFYVTEPSRFFVLDAGTFARMMQEWFPMALHLLEGVFFGNRNANEIIGQRERLLALGSLSAGLTHELNNPAAAAVRATASLRDRVAGMRHKLKMMAHGKFDSAALEALVQLQEEAATQVAKAPTLTPMEAADREDELGDWLENHGIANGWDIAPTFVQAGFDIDWLEKVAATLEGCDGGVFEGAIRWLNYTVETELLMSEITDSTTRISSLVDAAKQYSQMDRAPFQVVDLHELLDSTLVMLARKIGDGITVVKEYDRALPQVPCYPAELNQVWTNLIDNAVAAMDGRGTLTVRTYRENDCAAVEVCDTGSGVPPEIRNRIFEPFFTTKPVGEGTGLGLDISFRIVVNKHGGDIRVESEPGDTRFVVRLPLNPTNRAAQPNPEVQ, from the coding sequence ATGGGCACCCAACTGATTTGTGATCCCGACGAACTACGCACGCTGTTCCTGTTCGAGAAGCTCGACGACGACCAGCTGGCGTGGCTGTGCCGCGACGGCCGGGTCGAGCACTTCGAGCCCGGCCTGGTCTTCCGCGAGGGCGACCCGGCCACCTGCTTCTACGTCCTGATGGACGGCGAGGTCGTGCTGACCAAGCGGTCCGGCGGCGAGGAGATCGAGCTGGTGCGCACCAGCCATCGCGGCTCCTACTCCGGCGCGTGGTCGGCGTACATGGGCGACAAGGTCGACCAGAGCTACTCCGGCTCGTTCTACGTGACCGAGCCGTCGCGGTTCTTCGTGCTCGACGCGGGCACCTTCGCGCGGATGATGCAGGAGTGGTTCCCGATGGCCCTGCACCTGCTGGAGGGCGTGTTCTTCGGCAACCGCAACGCCAACGAGATCATCGGCCAGCGCGAACGGCTGCTGGCGCTGGGCTCGCTGTCGGCCGGTCTCACCCACGAGCTGAACAACCCCGCGGCGGCGGCGGTCCGGGCCACCGCGTCGCTGCGCGACCGGGTCGCCGGTATGCGGCACAAGCTGAAGATGATGGCGCACGGCAAGTTCGACTCCGCCGCGCTGGAGGCGCTGGTGCAACTCCAGGAGGAGGCGGCCACCCAGGTGGCGAAGGCCCCGACGCTCACCCCGATGGAGGCCGCCGACCGTGAGGACGAACTCGGCGACTGGCTGGAGAACCACGGCATCGCCAACGGCTGGGACATCGCGCCGACCTTCGTGCAGGCCGGATTCGACATCGACTGGCTGGAGAAGGTCGCGGCCACCCTGGAGGGCTGCGACGGCGGCGTGTTCGAGGGCGCGATCCGCTGGCTCAACTACACGGTCGAGACCGAGCTGCTGATGTCCGAGATCACCGACTCGACCACCCGCATCTCCTCGCTGGTGGACGCGGCCAAGCAGTACTCGCAGATGGACCGCGCGCCGTTCCAGGTGGTCGACCTGCACGAGCTGCTGGACAGCACGCTGGTGATGCTGGCCCGCAAGATCGGCGACGGCATCACCGTGGTCAAGGAGTACGACCGCGCCCTCCCGCAGGTGCCCTGCTACCCGGCGGAGCTGAATCAGGTGTGGACCAACCTGATCGACAACGCGGTCGCCGCGATGGACGGCCGGGGCACGCTCACCGTCCGCACCTACCGGGAGAACGACTGCGCCGCGGTGGAGGTGTGCGACACCGGCTCGGGCGTCCCGCCGGAGATCCGGAACCGGATCTTCGAACCGTTCTTCACCACCAAGCCGGTGGGCGAGGGCACCGGTCTGGGCCTGGACATCTCGTTCCGCATCGTGGTGAACAAGCACGGCGGTGACATACGAGTGGAATCGGAGCCGGGCGACACCCGATTCGTCGTCCGGTTGCCGTTGAACCCGACAAATCGTGCAGCGCAACCGAATCCGGAGGTGCAGTGA
- a CDS encoding NAD(P)/FAD-dependent oxidoreductase has translation MTAHHRIVVLGAGYAGLSAARRLARTAPGTRITVVDARADLVERVRLHQALAGQSIPRRNLRDLLGRKGIEFVQATVTGIGLADRRIALSDGSGLGYDTLVYALGSGADVDSVAGVRDYAHTVATLADVERVRALGGRVAVVGGGATGIETAAELAEARPDLRVALVGAEEPGAWLSVKARKHIRAAFDRLGVEVHAGVKVVEVAPTGLRSADGGVIEAETVLWTTGFAVPRLAAAAGLAVDGRGRVLVDDALRSSDPNVYAAGDSAVIPGPDGRELRMACATALPTGAYAATAVAARLRGERPAPLRFRYRFQCLSLGRRDGVIQFVRPDDAMTDRVLTGRAAAWFKELIVRGASRVARP, from the coding sequence ATGACCGCACACCATCGGATCGTCGTCCTGGGCGCCGGATACGCGGGCCTGTCGGCGGCGCGGCGATTGGCGCGCACGGCCCCCGGCACTCGGATCACCGTCGTCGATGCCCGCGCGGACCTGGTCGAGCGGGTCCGCCTGCACCAGGCATTGGCCGGGCAGTCGATACCTCGCCGCAATCTGCGAGACCTGCTGGGGCGCAAGGGAATAGAGTTCGTGCAGGCAACGGTCACCGGAATCGGCCTCGCGGACCGGCGCATCGCGCTGTCCGACGGATCCGGCCTCGGCTACGACACCCTCGTCTACGCCCTCGGCAGCGGCGCGGACGTGGACAGCGTTGCGGGCGTGCGGGATTACGCACACACCGTGGCCACGCTCGCCGACGTCGAGCGGGTGCGCGCCCTCGGCGGCCGGGTGGCGGTGGTCGGCGGCGGCGCCACCGGCATCGAGACCGCCGCCGAACTCGCCGAGGCCCGGCCGGACCTGCGGGTCGCCCTGGTCGGCGCGGAGGAGCCCGGCGCGTGGCTGTCGGTCAAGGCGCGCAAGCACATTCGCGCCGCCTTCGATCGGCTCGGCGTCGAGGTGCACGCGGGCGTCAAGGTGGTCGAGGTCGCGCCGACCGGGCTGCGGTCGGCCGACGGCGGCGTCATCGAGGCCGAAACGGTGTTGTGGACAACGGGTTTCGCGGTTCCGCGGCTGGCGGCCGCGGCCGGTCTCGCGGTCGATGGCCGGGGCCGCGTCCTGGTCGACGACGCGCTGCGCAGCTCCGACCCGAATGTGTACGCCGCGGGCGACAGCGCGGTGATCCCCGGCCCCGACGGCCGCGAACTGCGCATGGCCTGCGCGACCGCGCTGCCGACGGGCGCCTACGCGGCCACCGCCGTCGCCGCCCGGCTGCGCGGCGAACGGCCCGCGCCGCTGCGCTTCCGGTACCGCTTCCAATGCCTGAGCCTGGGTCGCCGCGACGGCGTGATCCAGTTCGTCCGCCCGGACGACGCCATGACCGACCGCGTGCTCACCGGCCGGGCCGCGGCGTGGTTCAAGGAGCTGATCGTGCGCGGCGCGAGCCGGGTGGCGCGACCATGA